The uncultured Bacteroides sp. DNA segment GATGATGCGTCACAACAGCGCATTCTTTGGCGAAACCTTCCACATGCTCTGCTTCGCGGCTAAGAAATGACTTCGGAATCAATAGCGGGAAGTAGGCATTCACATGTCCGGTCTCTTTAAACATATCGTCCAGTTGACGTTGAATTTTCTCCCAGATAGCATATCCGTAAGGTTTAATCACCATACATCCACGCACGGCCGACTGTTCAGCCAAATCAGCTTTCACTACCAATTCATTGTACCATTGCGAATAATTCTCGCTGCGTTTGGTCAAATCCTTTAGTTCTTTTGCCATCTTATTTGCTAATTATTATTTTATTCAAGGTTTCAAAACATCCATTTGCATTCAATGCAATTTGATGTTATTTACCTCAATTTATTTCAATTTATCAGTACTTATTTTCTTTTTTCGAGTGCAAAAGTACTAAAAAAACAAAATCGATGCAACCAAAACGACTTATTTTATAAATAGCAGATGAGCGTTATTTGTCAACGATTTCTTTACCAAAGGGGGTAAGAGCTAAACTTGCCAATTTGAAATGTTGCAGAGCAAAAGGAATGCCAATGACAGTGATGCACAAGAAAAGGCCGAATGCTAGATGAGAAAGGCTGATCCACAGTCCTCCCAGGCAAAGCCATAGGATATTCATCAACACACTTAGGCAACCGCCCGATTGGGGCGCCGTTCTTACCTCTTTTCCAAATGGAGAAAGTGCCAAAAAGGCAAGTTTCATTGTTTGCAAGCCGAAAGGAATACCAATGATGGTGATCATCATCAAAAGGCTGGAAATAACATACTCCACGCAGGTAACAATGCCACCTAAAAGGAGCCACAAGATATTCATTAGTAGATTCATTTTCTATGAAATAAATTTTTTATCAATAATCGCAGCTACTGTAGCATCACCGGTAACATTGACGGATGTGCGTAGCATGTCTAAAGGTCTGTCTACTCCAAGGATTAATGCCAAGCCTTCGGCCGGAATTCCCACTGAAGAAAGCACCATGGTAAGTATCACATAACTTCCTCCGGGAATGGCTGGTGTTCCAATAGAAGATATAGTCGTCAGCAGAACAATAGAAATCATTTCCACCCAACCCAGATGAATACCCATTACCTGAGCTATAAAAACGACAGCAATAGCTTGATAGCAACTTGTTCCATCCATATTTACCGTAGCACCTACCGGCAAGACGAAAGATATTATTTCTTTCGATATACCCAGTTCCTTTTCGGTCGTTTCCATATTAAGTGGCAGTGTAGCAGCACTAGAACTAGTGGTGAAAGCCAGCAATTGCACCGGATACATGCCTTTCATAAACTTTCCGACTGATATTTTGGTGAAAAGGTGAACGAGTGTAGGGTAGAAAATGAAGATCAGAATGAGTAATCCCAATGCAACCGTACCGGCATACATGGCCAATGCAGCGAAAATAGACAAGCTGCCGGCATTCTCTACTACCATGGCAGCCATCAAAGCAAAAACCCCATAAGGAGCAAACCTGATGATATAGTCTACCATAGTTAATATTATGTCGTATAATGAGTCGAAGACTTTCAGGACAGGCGTTGTTTTCTCTTTTGGAAGGCTAATGGCAGCCACCCCAAAAAAGATTGCGAAGAAAATTACTTGTAGCATTCTGCCATTGTCACTCGCTGCGCTGACCAAATTATCGGGAATAATATCATCAAGAAAAGAGAGAGGTCCTTGTTCACGGGTTGACTGTGCCGCAGATGTTTTTTCTTCAACAATGCTGTGATAGCTTTGCTTCATCTCATTAGCCTTAGCAGTATCCACGTAGCTTCCCGGGCGAATGACCAACACCAGAAACAAACCCAAAACAATAGCTGACACAGTAGTAGCTAAATAAAGCATTATAGCCTTCAACCCTATTTTTGAAAAACGCCCAATATCTTCTAACCCTGTTACTCCTTTTACTAGCGACACAAAAACCAGTGGTACAGCAACCAGTTGCAACATTTTGATGAATACCCTCCCCCATGGTTTTATCCAAAACTGGATGAAAGTCTCACCACCAATGGATACCGCAATAATGCCAGCTATCACTCCCAAAACCATACCTAATAAAATACGTAGATATAATGGTATGGATAGTTTTTTTCTATTTGATCCGTTCATAGATGTATCTTTATCTTTTGGCTACTTAAAAACCCTTATTGGCAACAAATATAGTTGATTTTAGCTAAAAGGCAAGAACAACGAGCGGGTATCTCATCCATAAACAGTATAACTCATGAGTGCATCTATCTTTAATTGATAATCCAAATAAGTTTTACCCGCTTCTATTGGTTAAAAATTAACTAAACAACAATGTTCTGTTAATTATGTAATCAGATAAACTAAACCTTGTTATAATTTCGTCTGAAAAGCACTTATTATTTGCTAGTATGCTTATAATATGTACTTTTACATAAGTTTTTTTTCATAGGATTAGATTTTAAGGTTAACAAATAAATAAGCTGCTCGTGAGAGTAGCTTATTTAATTTATATGCCAAATAAACACATACATTCTGCTTACATAGTTCCTCTTTTGACAAAGAGCGGATTAAACTAATCTCACAAACAGATCATCTAACTTCTCATAAAAGCATTCTTAACTGGAGAAGTCAATTTCTGCTCTTCGCTTCACGCCCGTAGTCTCTACACTCCACACGTGTAGTCTCTACGGTCCATGCATGTAGTCTGTAGAGACTACACGTGTGAAGCGTAAAATAGATACCGTTTCGTGAACTTACTGCTTATACCTCTTTACAATAGTAGTACTATGATGAGCACAAGTGCAATGTGTTCTTTATTATCTTACATAAAGACAACAAGGAGAAATCGCACCTTTTAGAAAAAGCTTAAATTACTGCGTATTTTAGGCGTAAACTGAACAATAAATCTCTTTCAAGTGTTTTATCAAAATAATATTAAAATTTAAACATCACATTTAATCTCTCTTTTTAGAGCAAAATGAATGAACTATCTACGTATGAAAAAGCTTATATCATACCCACTATCAACAATTTACTACCTACTATTCGCTTGTTCGTTGCTAATATTTCATCCCATACAGTGGATATGTTTCAATCTGTTTGGATACGATGCGCATAAAAAGAGTGTTGATATATTGAATTTTTTCTTGGTAGCCAACACCTATGTATTGGGAACAACTTATAAAGTTGAAAACCTCGATTTGCTACCACAAGGAGTCCCGTTGATTATCTCAGCCAA contains these protein-coding regions:
- a CDS encoding YccF domain-containing protein; this translates as MNLLMNILWLLLGGIVTCVEYVISSLLMMITIIGIPFGLQTMKLAFLALSPFGKEVRTAPQSGGCLSVLMNILWLCLGGLWISLSHLAFGLFLCITVIGIPFALQHFKLASLALTPFGKEIVDK
- a CDS encoding dicarboxylate/amino acid:cation symporter, with translation MNGSNRKKLSIPLYLRILLGMVLGVIAGIIAVSIGGETFIQFWIKPWGRVFIKMLQLVAVPLVFVSLVKGVTGLEDIGRFSKIGLKAIMLYLATTVSAIVLGLFLVLVIRPGSYVDTAKANEMKQSYHSIVEEKTSAAQSTREQGPLSFLDDIIPDNLVSAASDNGRMLQVIFFAIFFGVAAISLPKEKTTPVLKVFDSLYDIILTMVDYIIRFAPYGVFALMAAMVVENAGSLSIFAALAMYAGTVALGLLILIFIFYPTLVHLFTKISVGKFMKGMYPVQLLAFTTSSSAATLPLNMETTEKELGISKEIISFVLPVGATVNMDGTSCYQAIAVVFIAQVMGIHLGWVEMISIVLLTTISSIGTPAIPGGSYVILTMVLSSVGIPAEGLALILGVDRPLDMLRTSVNVTGDATVAAIIDKKFIS